The Neorhodopirellula lusitana genome includes a window with the following:
- the dnaJ gene encoding molecular chaperone DnaJ, which produces MATKTCYYEVLTVERTATKQQIDRAYRKLAIKYHPDSNKNDDAVSKFKEATEAYEVLSDQQKRSRYDQYGHAGVEGATQQYGEVEDIFEAFGDLFGGGGFGDFFGGGGRRGGGSRRRVRKGADIRCDVTLTLEEAARGCHKDISFRRRVSCENCAGSGAAPGSDPVTCTMCGGQGQVIQSAGILRVQTTCPTCQGAGKQISQPCNQCRGSGLQNEKAEMNVEIPAGVDDGMRVRLAGEGEPSPDGGPAGDCYCFITVQPHNLFKRDGKHLILQLPISYAQAALGAEIEVPTLSGPHQLTVPAGSQSGDVFTVRGQGIVDHRTGRNGDLLVQIYIEVPKKLNAEQEKLLRQLAELDHEAVLPERTSFLDKLKNFFDPEPEETT; this is translated from the coding sequence ATGGCAACCAAGACGTGTTACTACGAGGTGCTCACCGTCGAGCGGACCGCGACGAAGCAACAGATCGATCGCGCGTACCGGAAGTTGGCGATCAAGTATCACCCCGACTCGAATAAAAACGACGATGCGGTTAGTAAGTTCAAAGAGGCTACCGAAGCCTACGAAGTTCTAAGCGACCAACAGAAACGCTCGCGGTACGATCAATACGGTCACGCTGGTGTCGAAGGTGCGACGCAGCAGTACGGTGAAGTGGAAGACATCTTTGAAGCGTTTGGCGACCTGTTCGGTGGCGGCGGTTTTGGTGACTTCTTCGGTGGCGGTGGTCGGCGTGGTGGCGGAAGCCGACGTCGTGTTCGCAAAGGCGCTGATATCCGTTGTGATGTAACGCTCACGTTGGAAGAAGCGGCTCGCGGTTGCCACAAGGATATTTCTTTTCGGCGACGTGTTTCGTGCGAGAATTGTGCGGGAAGCGGTGCTGCACCCGGCAGTGACCCGGTCACTTGCACGATGTGTGGTGGCCAGGGCCAAGTGATTCAGTCGGCTGGCATTCTGCGTGTTCAAACAACCTGTCCAACCTGCCAAGGTGCAGGGAAGCAGATTAGCCAGCCCTGTAACCAATGCCGAGGCAGCGGTCTGCAGAACGAAAAGGCGGAGATGAACGTTGAGATTCCTGCGGGAGTCGACGACGGGATGCGGGTTCGCTTGGCTGGCGAAGGTGAGCCGAGTCCGGATGGTGGGCCGGCGGGTGATTGCTACTGTTTCATTACCGTGCAGCCACACAACCTGTTCAAACGAGACGGCAAGCATCTGATTTTGCAGTTGCCGATCTCCTACGCACAGGCCGCCTTGGGTGCGGAGATTGAAGTGCCGACATTAAGCGGCCCGCACCAACTGACAGTACCCGCTGGTTCACAAAGCGGCGATGTCTTTACTGTTCGCGGCCAAGGGATCGTTGATCACCGGACCGGTCGCAACGGCGATTTACTTGTCCAGATTTATATTGAGGTGCCGAAGAAGCTGAACGCCGAACAAGAGAAGCTATTGCGGCAATTGGCTGAACTCGATCACGAAGCGGTGCTTCCTGAGCGTACCTCGTTCCTTGATAAACTGAAAAACTTCTTCGACCCCGAACCTGAAGAAACGACCTAA
- the grpE gene encoding nucleotide exchange factor GrpE: MNEQPTHEDDATENELDVVGADFEAATDQVFDDQSQAQPETRDEEMDRLRAEVEAADKRVLLAQADAENFRKRMRRDYEDQLKFAPLAVITDILQVRDNLVRAIEAASTENQGAEGLREGVAMVAKQLDDALAKHGVEEIPAAGEQFDPNFHEAISQMPCPDVEEGKVAHVAVTGFRMHGRVIRPAQVVVSMGQG; this comes from the coding sequence ATGAACGAACAACCTACCCACGAAGACGACGCGACCGAGAACGAATTGGATGTGGTCGGTGCTGATTTTGAAGCAGCGACGGATCAAGTTTTCGACGACCAATCGCAAGCTCAACCAGAAACTCGGGATGAAGAGATGGATCGGTTGCGCGCTGAAGTCGAAGCTGCCGACAAGCGAGTTCTTTTAGCCCAGGCTGATGCGGAGAATTTTCGCAAACGCATGCGTCGCGACTATGAAGACCAGCTCAAGTTTGCACCCTTGGCTGTGATTACCGACATTTTGCAAGTGCGTGACAACCTAGTCCGTGCGATCGAAGCCGCGTCGACTGAAAACCAGGGGGCTGAAGGCCTGCGTGAAGGCGTTGCGATGGTTGCCAAGCAACTTGACGATGCACTTGCTAAACACGGCGTGGAGGAGATTCCGGCGGCTGGCGAGCAATTCGACCCCAACTTTCACGAGGCGATTTCACAAATGCCTTGCCCGGATGTGGAAGAAGGCAAGGTGGCCCACGTGGCGGTGACTGGATTCCGAATGCACGGCCGCGTGATTCGTCCGGCTCAAGTCGTTGTTAGCATGGGGCAGGGCTAG
- a CDS encoding NAD-dependent epimerase/dehydratase family protein, which produces MLNRTAVVTGASGLLGSYITEVLVARGYPVRALTRAKSDSRLLENLGVPVMRGDLTDPSFASRAIAGANIVFHCAGRTTNWGPWRDFEQGNIVATENVVAAANAHSVDRLVHVSSMAVYGHPKMGPELLTEDDPIGQNLWSFDYYNRSKIAAELATTQFANRTTIVRPTWFYGPRDKSFIPRVLKALRKNAVWIIGSRTNQLNGVYVTDLARACVEAGLRNVAAGQSYNLCAGQGVTQQELFDILCEGFELPKVRRRVPLGVAHHFAHLIETAARITGQKKPPSISRHSLSVLSRPPQFSNAKARLDLDWQPKVLHQEGLARTIEWIKQGEVMDEPTKSPLLLDHSHSL; this is translated from the coding sequence ATGTTGAATCGTACTGCAGTTGTCACTGGAGCTTCCGGATTGCTGGGGAGTTACATCACGGAGGTTTTAGTTGCCCGAGGTTATCCTGTCCGGGCATTAACGCGAGCTAAGAGCGATTCCCGCCTACTGGAGAACCTCGGGGTTCCAGTAATGCGTGGTGACTTGACCGACCCCTCATTTGCCAGCAGGGCAATTGCGGGTGCCAATATTGTCTTTCATTGTGCCGGGCGCACTACAAACTGGGGCCCTTGGCGAGACTTCGAGCAAGGCAACATCGTTGCAACCGAAAATGTTGTTGCAGCCGCCAATGCTCATTCTGTTGATCGACTCGTCCATGTCAGTTCGATGGCTGTCTACGGGCACCCCAAAATGGGACCGGAACTTCTGACCGAAGATGATCCCATTGGGCAAAACCTTTGGTCATTCGACTACTACAACAGGTCTAAAATCGCTGCCGAGCTAGCCACGACTCAATTCGCCAATCGCACAACGATCGTCCGTCCCACTTGGTTCTACGGACCACGCGACAAATCTTTCATTCCTCGGGTGTTGAAAGCATTGCGGAAAAATGCGGTCTGGATCATTGGATCTCGAACAAATCAATTGAACGGGGTCTACGTGACCGACCTGGCTAGAGCATGCGTAGAAGCTGGACTTCGCAATGTTGCCGCAGGACAATCCTACAATCTCTGTGCCGGCCAAGGTGTTACCCAACAAGAACTGTTCGACATTCTTTGTGAGGGATTTGAGTTACCCAAAGTTCGTCGGCGTGTACCGCTTGGGGTGGCACACCATTTCGCGCATCTCATCGAAACCGCTGCAAGGATAACTGGTCAAAAGAAGCCACCCTCGATTTCTCGACACTCACTATCCGTGTTGTCTCGGCCTCCGCAGTTTAGTAACGCCAAAGCTCGCCTAGACTTAGACTGGCAACCAAAAGTACTTCATCAAGAGGGACTTGCTCGAACGATCGAGTGGATTAAGCAGGGGGAGGTGATGGATGAACCGACGAAATCACCTTTGCTACTAGATCACAGTCATTCCCTCTAA
- a CDS encoding FmdB family zinc ribbon protein has translation MPTYDYLCEACGHELEIFQGIKEDPIKKCPECKKNKLKRQFGTGAAIVFKGSGFYQTDYRSDSYKKGAQADKKASEPKKNSSKSKSSDSKPAKKSS, from the coding sequence ATGCCGACCTACGACTACCTATGCGAAGCTTGTGGCCATGAACTTGAGATCTTCCAAGGTATTAAGGAAGATCCCATCAAAAAGTGCCCCGAGTGCAAGAAGAACAAGCTGAAGCGACAGTTTGGAACGGGGGCGGCGATCGTTTTCAAAGGTAGTGGTTTCTATCAAACCGACTATCGAAGTGATAGCTACAAGAAGGGGGCTCAAGCCGACAAGAAGGCATCCGAACCGAAAAAGAATTCCAGTAAATCCAAGTCGTCGGATTCCAAGCCCGCCAAGAAGTCATCATGA
- a CDS encoding type I polyketide synthase: protein MSSTSERMSKLSPQKLALLKKAMGEKDGIAEPIAIVGMGCRFAGAENVSQYWDLIQRGIDMTGDIPESRWDIDRFFEAGGAKPGKMSTRWGGFLENIDRFDATFFGVSPREAEKMDPQHRLLLQVVWEALEYGGIAPSSLRESATGVFIGVGGTDYSRVPVQLDNYYEQITAYSGTGNALSIAANRISYALDLRGPSLAIDTACSSSLVAAHLAIRSLRSKECDAAIVGGVNAILTPETTLAFSQAQMLSPDGKCRPFDDGANGYVRGEGCGAVVLKRLADAVSDGDLVLATIRGSAVNQDGLTSGINAPRASAQVEVIRRALKDAKCTPDDVSYIEAHGTATPLGDPIELSALTEVFRAGKSSRAGTCYFGSVKANIGHTETAAGIASLIKATLMFQHGTIPAQTHFQKLNHNADLGKSRLHVAENRMTWSDLTKKPIAGVSSFGFGGTNAHLVLEGTLVAKSAKATDQPVRSANGRRHLMTLSAKTAKQLQSMAMRLSDSIAEPGTFPIADACYTAAVGRSEFRHRVAIAATDTADLMKSLESFVSGQTSSKIKQGSVKASGRRKVAFLFPGQGAQAVGMGRELFESNHIFREAIESCDEILADLLPQRLLHVLYHDSSDQPLIHQTQYTQPALFAVEYAMSRMWRSLGVEPAVMMGHSIGDYVAACEAGVFSLEDGLKLISHRGRLVQSLPNNGSMAVVFADRETVLAAIEPYPDQVSLAAHNGPESTVIAGRKSIVDELLQRFETAGVKTKTLEVSHAMHSPLLEPILDEFEQLASEVTFHSPKLPLISSCDGRKLDDRVCQPAYWRNHLRQTVCFVDATMTLQSFNVDAAIEVGPGTTLCGMASRMWDSEPIAWLPSLRTGRADWDVITDSVAELFVRGVKVDWKSFQQPYQPKRIVLPTYPFDSQSYWYDMSRKQDRHVGTMVSSQRNGHPLVGGPIAIAGDKTVFEQLLDARHPEFLADHCLDQVPVVPAAAYMEQALAIAKELFANPERDPNSTESGPTASGTHSLSNLTIEQPLVLAGDNQRVVQMHIGVDLRGERGFEIYSRASMASRNTDAGEASDSWLLHASGTMHANIPMDPSATKLDRQEIQDRMTFEIDGESFYQRIAECGLQYGPMFQVLSSLSSGPGECLCQMQLSEALRNDLAGYVMHPAVMDGCLQSIAGVVLESADDVITDLMLPTQAEQVRVYSDLPVGPLWIHTQRKQGQAGSDTFDADIVLYDDDGKMIAEITGARVQRISKRPSSSQQKPEDFLYQTRWQSLRIPVESRPSLPSDQRWVIFKDENGFAELLVKNLITQHHVSSDQVCFVQPAIEYSFHCNKEIGGNTICEIRPDELTDYGLLFDDLVAQSTSPISVVDLRGVTLADISPSDVDQAGLADKYCTGALLLWRSLAKVAKIKVNGILVVTLGANVVLEQDFISPSQTSLWGMARTAMVEFPHLSSRLIDLDSALPSQKSVDVLLNELVLGGVAAGETEDSVVEDHVAYRAGDRYVARLEAVPELLQGQGHTARQSVPSSERFALRLGASSSFDELHYEPVGPRTLEQNEVEIAVRSTGLNFSDVLKALGLYPGIKDEIVPLGIECAGVVSRIGDKVDRFEVGQRVMGVAPYSFASHTTTADYAIVEIPDGLSDEEAATIPIVFLTAHHALHTLARLRANERVLIHAGAGGVGLAAIQIAQAVGAEIFATAGSDTKRDYLRSLGVQHVMDSRSLDFADQILEITSGYGVDVVLNSLPGEAITKSLSILAAYGRFLEIGKTDIYQNRRIGLLPFQDNLSYHAIDLDRMLRQRPDEIRSLYEEVGKQFERGVYRPLPLTLFGAEEIVDAFRYMSQRKNIGKVVVSMGDQEPSSESQDTSSTNASSASFASGGTVLITGGLGAIGVQVAEYAISQGAKYLAVLTRRSATDVGALPEQFDHPGVSVTVIQGDVGDRDSLRDALAQLPKAYPPIRGVFHAAGVLQDGLMQTMDLDQLRRVMAPKTQGAWNLHQALTDSLDFFVLFSSVSGTIGSPGQANYAAGNAFLDGLASLRHRLGQPATSIAWGPWDADGMAATPDVKKQLAERGMSPLVPAVAINLLGQSIHSEATQFAVMDVDWDVLLSKLYGGGSSLLHSFAMGTAKSDGGGGAGGTRDEPLYQQLVAATVEERLNLLQAVVSKELGDVMGIEAEAIEIEQPLVNLGMDSLMGMELKAKLEAKLGIEIPMSSLFDDPSVLSLAQVANLSYEADSSGSSPSPSTVQAGSDDASLVVKSAGRSDVRSRQGLVTLGGARVEGVPIFCLHPVGGDLRCYDALARTIKDRPLFGLRSQGLHAGSTPHANMDSLVDDYIKVIREEWPEGPYCLLGWSTGGIFAYEIARRLHELQLPVQPLIMVDTPLPVVFENVDQGDDAKFLVDLVEFANHFAGTTMQIRYEDLNRVSEQEAIDSVLKLSIDHGVLPVQTTPEYLRRLINVCKNHVSVLQGYQTPKSAFPVEMLRPESTAVLSDATGHSLATDLGWGEFIPLRLHQTPGNHFTMMTQPHVVEMAGIVRELLGEPSLPTV from the coding sequence ATGAGTTCGACGTCGGAGAGAATGTCGAAGCTGTCGCCACAGAAGCTGGCACTGTTGAAAAAGGCAATGGGAGAGAAGGACGGGATTGCCGAACCGATCGCGATCGTGGGGATGGGCTGTCGTTTTGCGGGGGCCGAGAATGTCTCGCAGTATTGGGATTTGATCCAACGCGGGATCGACATGACGGGAGATATCCCGGAATCACGCTGGGACATCGATCGCTTTTTTGAGGCCGGTGGCGCGAAGCCAGGGAAAATGTCGACGCGTTGGGGAGGCTTCCTTGAAAACATCGACCGTTTTGATGCGACGTTCTTCGGTGTCTCGCCCCGAGAAGCTGAGAAGATGGACCCTCAACATCGACTTCTGTTGCAGGTCGTGTGGGAGGCTCTTGAGTATGGTGGAATTGCGCCGAGCAGTTTGCGTGAGTCGGCGACCGGTGTATTCATCGGCGTTGGCGGTACCGACTATTCACGTGTCCCGGTGCAACTCGATAACTACTACGAACAGATCACGGCGTATTCCGGAACGGGCAACGCGCTTAGCATTGCCGCCAATCGAATCTCTTATGCCTTGGATCTTCGCGGTCCCAGTTTGGCGATTGACACGGCCTGTTCATCGTCGCTGGTAGCGGCTCACTTGGCAATTCGAAGTTTGCGCAGCAAGGAATGCGATGCAGCCATTGTGGGTGGCGTCAACGCAATCTTGACTCCTGAAACAACGCTCGCATTTTCCCAGGCACAAATGTTGTCGCCTGATGGCAAGTGTCGGCCGTTTGACGATGGGGCTAATGGCTATGTACGCGGGGAGGGATGTGGTGCGGTCGTACTGAAGCGACTGGCTGATGCGGTCAGTGATGGCGATCTCGTGTTGGCGACGATTCGTGGTAGTGCCGTTAATCAGGATGGTCTTACATCAGGGATCAATGCGCCTCGCGCTTCGGCACAAGTCGAAGTCATCCGACGAGCATTGAAGGACGCAAAATGCACTCCCGATGATGTGTCGTATATCGAAGCACACGGCACGGCAACGCCATTGGGCGACCCCATTGAGTTAAGTGCTTTGACGGAGGTCTTTCGTGCTGGTAAATCAAGCCGTGCAGGAACGTGCTATTTTGGCTCGGTGAAGGCGAACATCGGCCATACGGAAACCGCCGCTGGCATCGCCTCGTTGATCAAGGCAACGTTGATGTTTCAGCATGGAACGATTCCTGCTCAAACTCATTTCCAGAAACTGAATCACAACGCAGACCTAGGCAAGAGTCGTTTGCACGTCGCTGAAAACAGGATGACGTGGAGTGATCTGACCAAGAAGCCGATTGCCGGTGTTAGTAGCTTTGGATTTGGTGGCACCAACGCGCACCTGGTCCTCGAAGGCACTTTGGTTGCGAAATCAGCAAAGGCGACGGATCAGCCTGTTCGTTCGGCGAATGGACGTCGACACTTGATGACGCTATCGGCCAAAACGGCAAAACAGTTGCAGTCGATGGCGATGCGATTGAGTGATTCTATTGCGGAACCGGGGACGTTTCCAATCGCAGACGCGTGTTACACCGCTGCGGTAGGGCGTTCTGAGTTTCGGCATCGCGTTGCGATAGCGGCAACGGATACGGCTGACTTAATGAAGTCGCTCGAATCTTTTGTGAGCGGTCAAACATCGTCGAAGATCAAGCAAGGTTCGGTGAAAGCGAGCGGTCGACGGAAAGTTGCCTTTCTGTTCCCGGGCCAAGGTGCTCAAGCAGTTGGGATGGGACGCGAGTTGTTTGAGTCTAATCACATTTTTCGCGAAGCGATTGAAAGCTGTGACGAGATTCTCGCGGACCTGTTGCCGCAGCGGCTTTTGCATGTTCTGTATCACGATTCATCTGACCAACCACTCATCCATCAAACGCAGTACACCCAACCGGCCTTGTTCGCCGTTGAGTACGCGATGTCGAGAATGTGGCGATCGTTAGGTGTTGAGCCGGCGGTCATGATGGGCCATAGCATCGGTGACTACGTTGCCGCTTGCGAAGCAGGAGTCTTCTCGCTCGAAGACGGTTTGAAGCTGATTTCGCATCGCGGACGCTTGGTTCAAAGTTTGCCAAACAATGGTTCGATGGCAGTCGTTTTCGCGGACCGCGAAACGGTGCTTGCCGCAATTGAGCCCTATCCAGATCAGGTTTCCTTGGCCGCACACAATGGCCCTGAAAGCACCGTCATCGCGGGTCGCAAAAGTATCGTTGACGAATTGTTGCAACGGTTTGAAACTGCGGGCGTGAAAACGAAGACGCTCGAAGTTTCGCATGCAATGCATTCGCCTTTGCTTGAGCCCATTCTGGATGAATTCGAGCAGCTCGCCAGCGAGGTCACGTTTCACTCGCCTAAACTGCCGTTGATCTCGAGTTGTGATGGTCGGAAACTTGACGATCGGGTTTGTCAGCCTGCCTACTGGCGGAACCATCTTCGACAAACGGTTTGTTTTGTCGACGCGACCATGACACTTCAGTCTTTCAACGTGGATGCTGCTATTGAAGTCGGCCCCGGAACCACGCTGTGCGGAATGGCGAGCCGGATGTGGGACAGCGAGCCGATCGCTTGGTTACCTTCGCTACGCACCGGGCGTGCGGACTGGGATGTGATTACCGACAGTGTTGCGGAATTGTTTGTTCGAGGGGTGAAGGTTGATTGGAAGTCTTTCCAGCAGCCCTACCAACCAAAACGCATCGTGTTGCCGACTTATCCGTTCGATTCGCAGTCGTACTGGTACGACATGTCTCGAAAACAAGATCGACATGTTGGCACCATGGTTTCGTCACAACGCAACGGGCATCCTTTAGTGGGTGGTCCGATTGCGATAGCAGGTGACAAAACCGTCTTCGAGCAGTTGCTAGATGCTAGACATCCGGAGTTTCTTGCGGATCACTGTTTGGATCAAGTGCCAGTTGTGCCAGCCGCAGCCTACATGGAACAGGCTTTGGCCATTGCGAAAGAGTTGTTTGCGAACCCTGAACGTGATCCAAATAGCACCGAAAGTGGACCAACGGCAAGTGGCACTCATTCGCTATCCAACCTCACCATCGAACAGCCACTGGTGCTCGCTGGAGACAATCAGCGGGTGGTGCAGATGCACATTGGCGTGGATCTTCGCGGTGAACGCGGATTTGAAATTTACAGCCGAGCCAGTATGGCTAGTCGAAATACGGACGCTGGCGAGGCTAGCGATAGCTGGTTGCTGCATGCATCGGGAACAATGCATGCCAACATTCCGATGGATCCGTCAGCGACCAAGCTTGATCGACAAGAGATACAGGATCGGATGACATTTGAGATCGATGGAGAGTCGTTCTATCAGCGGATTGCCGAATGTGGACTCCAGTACGGGCCAATGTTTCAGGTCTTGTCGAGCTTGAGTTCGGGACCGGGTGAGTGTCTCTGCCAAATGCAATTGTCCGAAGCACTACGGAATGATCTTGCTGGCTATGTGATGCATCCCGCCGTGATGGATGGGTGTCTGCAATCGATCGCGGGTGTCGTCTTAGAGTCCGCCGATGATGTGATTACGGACTTGATGCTTCCAACTCAAGCCGAACAAGTCCGTGTGTACTCGGATCTGCCGGTGGGACCGCTGTGGATCCATACCCAACGCAAGCAGGGGCAAGCTGGATCCGATACCTTCGATGCCGATATCGTGCTTTATGATGACGATGGCAAAATGATCGCTGAGATCACCGGTGCTCGGGTGCAACGGATATCCAAGCGACCATCAAGCAGCCAGCAAAAGCCAGAAGATTTTCTCTATCAAACCCGGTGGCAGTCGCTTCGGATTCCAGTGGAATCAAGACCGTCGCTACCGAGCGATCAACGTTGGGTCATCTTTAAGGATGAAAATGGGTTTGCGGAACTGTTGGTTAAGAACTTAATCACACAGCATCATGTCTCGAGCGATCAAGTGTGCTTCGTTCAACCGGCCATCGAGTACAGTTTCCATTGCAACAAAGAGATAGGCGGTAACACGATATGTGAGATCAGGCCAGATGAGCTTACCGACTATGGGCTCTTGTTTGATGATCTCGTCGCTCAATCAACTAGCCCGATTTCGGTGGTGGATTTGCGTGGTGTGACCCTCGCGGATATCTCGCCGAGTGACGTTGATCAAGCAGGGCTGGCCGACAAATATTGCACCGGGGCGTTGCTTTTGTGGCGGTCGCTTGCAAAGGTGGCGAAAATTAAGGTGAACGGAATCTTGGTGGTCACGCTCGGTGCGAATGTTGTTCTCGAACAGGATTTCATTTCGCCCTCGCAAACCTCTTTGTGGGGCATGGCGCGAACTGCGATGGTTGAGTTCCCTCATCTGTCCAGCCGATTGATTGACCTGGATTCCGCACTGCCGTCGCAAAAATCCGTTGACGTGTTGTTGAACGAATTGGTGCTTGGTGGTGTTGCGGCCGGCGAGACAGAAGACAGCGTTGTGGAAGACCATGTTGCCTATCGCGCAGGCGACCGATATGTGGCTAGGCTGGAAGCGGTTCCCGAATTGCTGCAAGGTCAAGGTCACACCGCTCGTCAGAGCGTGCCATCTTCGGAGCGGTTTGCACTTCGTTTGGGTGCGTCATCCAGCTTTGATGAACTGCATTATGAACCCGTTGGCCCCAGGACTCTGGAGCAGAACGAAGTTGAGATCGCGGTTAGAAGCACGGGTTTGAACTTCAGTGATGTACTGAAAGCTCTCGGTTTGTATCCAGGGATCAAGGATGAAATCGTCCCTTTGGGAATTGAATGTGCCGGTGTTGTGTCACGCATTGGTGACAAGGTCGATCGCTTTGAAGTCGGGCAACGGGTCATGGGAGTCGCGCCCTACAGTTTTGCCTCACATACCACGACAGCGGACTACGCGATCGTTGAGATTCCCGATGGTCTCTCGGATGAGGAAGCGGCTACCATCCCGATTGTGTTCCTGACGGCGCACCATGCGTTGCACACTCTGGCACGATTGCGGGCCAATGAACGTGTGCTCATTCACGCCGGCGCAGGTGGTGTGGGTTTGGCAGCGATTCAGATCGCTCAAGCGGTGGGTGCAGAGATCTTTGCGACCGCTGGCAGTGACACGAAACGAGACTATTTGCGTTCCCTTGGTGTGCAGCACGTGATGGATTCGCGTTCGCTCGATTTTGCGGATCAGATCCTTGAAATCACATCGGGCTATGGCGTCGATGTCGTCTTGAACAGTTTGCCGGGCGAAGCGATTACGAAAAGTTTATCGATCCTGGCGGCATACGGTCGGTTTTTGGAAATCGGCAAGACCGACATTTACCAGAATCGCCGTATCGGATTGTTGCCTTTCCAAGACAACCTGTCTTACCACGCAATCGATCTCGACCGAATGCTACGTCAGCGACCCGATGAGATTCGAAGTTTGTATGAAGAGGTTGGGAAGCAGTTCGAACGAGGCGTCTATCGGCCACTCCCTTTGACCTTGTTTGGTGCGGAGGAGATTGTCGACGCATTCCGCTATATGTCGCAGCGGAAAAACATTGGTAAAGTCGTGGTTTCGATGGGGGACCAGGAGCCCAGTTCGGAATCCCAAGACACTTCAAGTACAAATGCCAGTTCAGCTAGTTTTGCAAGCGGCGGAACGGTCTTGATAACCGGTGGGTTGGGGGCGATTGGCGTCCAAGTCGCTGAGTATGCGATTTCGCAAGGAGCCAAGTATCTTGCCGTGCTGACGCGGCGTAGCGCTACCGATGTCGGTGCGTTGCCGGAACAATTCGACCATCCGGGTGTGTCTGTCACCGTGATTCAAGGCGATGTCGGTGATCGCGATAGTCTTCGCGACGCGCTCGCTCAGCTTCCCAAAGCCTATCCACCAATACGCGGTGTCTTTCACGCTGCGGGCGTGCTCCAAGATGGTTTGATGCAGACGATGGATCTGGATCAGCTTCGCCGAGTGATGGCTCCCAAGACTCAAGGTGCATGGAACTTACACCAGGCTTTGACTGATTCACTCGACTTTTTTGTGTTGTTTTCCTCCGTGTCCGGGACGATCGGATCGCCAGGCCAAGCGAACTACGCCGCTGGAAATGCGTTCTTGGATGGTTTGGCCTCGCTGCGACATCGGCTTGGGCAGCCAGCGACTTCCATTGCCTGGGGACCATGGGACGCCGACGGAATGGCAGCGACGCCGGACGTGAAAAAGCAATTAGCCGAGCGGGGCATGAGTCCGCTTGTGCCTGCCGTAGCGATCAACTTGCTGGGTCAGTCGATTCACAGTGAGGCAACTCAGTTTGCAGTGATGGACGTGGACTGGGATGTTTTGTTGAGCAAGCTTTATGGTGGAGGTTCTAGTTTGCTGCACTCCTTCGCTATGGGTACGGCGAAGTCGGATGGCGGCGGGGGAGCTGGCGGTACTCGCGATGAGCCGTTGTATCAGCAACTGGTTGCGGCAACCGTCGAGGAGCGTTTGAACCTGCTCCAAGCAGTCGTTTCCAAAGAGCTTGGTGACGTAATGGGCATTGAAGCGGAGGCCATCGAAATCGAGCAGCCATTGGTGAACCTCGGAATGGATTCGCTGATGGGGATGGAGCTGAAGGCGAAGCTCGAAGCGAAACTTGGAATTGAGATCCCGATGTCGAGCTTGTTTGATGATCCCAGCGTATTGTCGCTCGCGCAAGTCGCGAATCTATCCTACGAAGCGGATAGTTCGGGATCCTCGCCAAGTCCAAGCACAGTGCAAGCTGGATCTGACGACGCGAGTTTGGTTGTGAAGTCGGCTGGTCGAAGTGACGTACGGTCTCGCCAGGGCTTGGTGACGTTAGGTGGTGCAAGAGTCGAAGGCGTACCAATTTTCTGTCTGCATCCAGTCGGTGGCGATTTGCGCTGCTACGACGCGTTGGCGCGTACGATCAAAGATCGTCCATTGTTTGGGCTGCGTTCGCAAGGATTGCACGCGGGGTCAACGCCTCACGCCAATATGGATTCATTGGTTGACGACTATATCAAGGTCATTCGTGAAGAATGGCCAGAGGGACCGTATTGTCTTTTGGGCTGGTCGACCGGTGGTATCTTTGCGTACGAGATCGCCCGACGTTTGCATGAACTGCAATTGCCGGTCCAACCACTGATCATGGTGGACACACCACTTCCGGTGGTATTCGAGAATGTGGATCAAGGTGACGACGCCAAGTTCCTTGTTGATCTGGTGGAGTTCGCCAACCACTTTGCTGGGACGACGATGCAAATCAGGTATGAGGATTTGAATCGGGTGAGTGAACAGGAAGCGATTGACAGTGTGCTGAAATTGTCGATTGATCACGGTGTGCTACCGGTGCAGACCACACCTGAGTATCTACGTCGTCTGATCAACGTCTGCAAGAATCACGTGAGCGTTTTGCAGGGATACCAAACACCCAAGAGCGCGTTCCCTGTCGAAATGTTGCGTCCGGAGTCAACGGCGGTCCTGTCCGATGCGACGGGGCACTCGCTTGCAACCGACCTTGGATGGGGCGAATTTATACCTCTTCGCTTGCATCAAACGCCTGGGAATCATTTCACGATGATGACGCAACCACACGTCGTTGAAATGGCGGGGATCGTCAGAGAATTGCTCGGGGAACCGAGTTTGCCAACGGTTTAG